One stretch of Prunus persica cultivar Lovell chromosome G1, Prunus_persica_NCBIv2, whole genome shotgun sequence DNA includes these proteins:
- the LOC18789596 gene encoding putative tRNA pseudouridine synthase Pus10 isoform X3, with amino-acid sequence MPSDTEEASQPTVNGDNVRALCDVVRELPIRAVIDLLSIGVCTRCILRLFGIREHVYYRSSLSPSMLSSVLGDSTCSEKHMVDGNFRELVVCSICLGILQFTYWEDKKLVTEKESANELAVSISSLIRQQGFEIDSFSLEVSIPPIVLENDHTVWLYMKRKYESELWFQGKSISECISAKDALKISLMESLETMLGCKSNMSAFRIRLTYTHRISSKTVENSVEGCHGGKRRKTGAGNGLNTIDDDIKCSGPPIEAGAVVEGSFVSLQANELSECLKLPLGQSNEPCCLEFLCYRTQIYVGGRYLKYSRNVSQTCWIIDDERMGEASVEEILGSNILPLCRGDNYKFHAAGREDIDVRMLGSGRPFLLEIQNARNIPSEESVKFLETKINNLEKKLVGVKNLKLVGSQSWELMREGEAEKQKQYTALVWISRPLKDEDLQSISSLEDMHILQRTPIRVLHRRSPLEREKIIHWMRIERIVGSSQYFLLHLCTQHRLEHISRNSFMGTSDAPNLALDQFLLVEQRYCGLM; translated from the exons ATGCCAAGCGACACTGAAGAGGCTTCACAGCCCACCGTTAATGGCGACAATGTACGAGCTCTCTGCGATGTGGTCCGAGAGTTGCCCATTCGCGCAGTGATAGACTTATTGTCCATAGGG GTATGCACCAGATGCATTTTGCGATTATTTGGGATCAGAGAGCATGTTTATTATCGTTCTTCACTATCACCGTCAATGTTGAGTTCAGTTCTTGGAGATTCAACATGTTCGGAGAAACATATGGTGGATGGTAATTTCAGAGAACTGGTAGTTTGTAGCATTTGTTTGGGAATCTTGCAGTTCACTTATTGGGAGGATAAGAAGTTGGTGACGGAAAAGGAGAGTGCTAATGAGTTGGCTGTTTCCATTTCCAGTCTGATTAGGCAACAGGGCTTTGAGATTGACAGCTTTTCTCTTGAAGTGTCTATACCTCCAATTGTCCTGGAAAACGATCACACTGTTTG gtTGTATATGAAAAGAAAGTATGAATCTGAACTTTGGTTCCAAGGAAAATCAATTTCTGAATGCATTTCTGCAAAGGATGCTCTAAAAATTTCTCTTATGGAATCCCTTGAAACAATGTTG GGTTGTAAATCCAACATGAGCGCTTTCCGCATCCGTTTAACATACACTCACCGTATATCATCAAAAACAGTTGAGAATTCTGTAGAGGGGTGCCACGGaggtaaaagaagaaaaacag GCGCAGGAAATGGTTTGAACACAATTGATGATGACATCAAATGCTCTGGCCCACCAATTGAAGCTGGTGCGGTTGTTGAAGGGTCTTTTGTGAGTTTGCAAGCTAATGAATTGTCTGAGTGCCTGAAGTTACCACTAGGGCAG TCCAATGAACCCTGCTGTTTGGAGTTTCTCTGCTACCGGACGCAAATCTACGTTGGTGGGAGATACCTGAAG TACTCAAGAAATGTGAGTCAAACCTGTTGGATTATTGATGATGAGAGAATGGGAGAAGCATCTGTCGAG GAGATACTAGGTAGCAACATTCTTCCTCTATGTCGTGGTGATAACTATAAATTTCATGCTGCTGGCAGAGAAGATATAGAT GTTCGGATGTTGGGTTCTGGAAGGCCTTTCCTCCTTGAAATACAAAACGCACGCAATATCCCATCTGAAGAGTCTGTAAAATTTTTGGAAACAAAGATAAATAACTTGGAAAAGAAACTG GTAGGTGTGAAAAATCTGAAACTGGTAGGCAGTCAGTCGTGGGAACTGATGCGTGAAGGAGAAGCAGAGAAACag AAGCAATACACTGCGCTAGTGTGGATTTCTCGTCCTCTCAAGGATGAAGACTTGCAGTCTATATCTTCACTTGAAGACATG cATATTCTGCAGAGGACTCCAATCAGGGTGCTGCATCGGCGAAGTCCATTAGAACGTGAAAAGATCATACATTG GATGAGAATTGAGAGGATTGTTGGAAGTTCTCAGTATTTTCTTCTGCATCTATGTACGCAG CACAGGCTGGAACATATATCAAGGAATTCATTCATGGGGACCTCGGACGCACCCAACCTAg CATTGGATCAATTCTTACTTGTAGAGCAGAGATACTGCGGCTTGATGTAA
- the LOC18789596 gene encoding putative tRNA pseudouridine synthase Pus10 isoform X1, whose amino-acid sequence MPSDTEEASQPTVNGDNVRALCDVVRELPIRAVIDLLSIGVCTRCILRLFGIREHVYYRSSLSPSMLSSVLGDSTCSEKHMVDGNFRELVVCSICLGILQFTYWEDKKLVTEKESANELAVSISSLIRQQGFEIDSFSLEVSIPPIVLENDHTVWLYMKRKYESELWFQGKSISECISAKDALKISLMESLETMLGCKSNMSAFRIRLTYTHRISSKTVENSVEGCHGGKRRKTGAGNGLNTIDDDIKCSGPPIEAGAVVEGSFVSLQANELSECLKLPLGQSNEPCCLEFLCYRTQIYVGGRYLKYSRNVSQTCWIIDDERMGEASVEEILGSNILPLCRGDNYKFHAAGREDIDVRMLGSGRPFLLEIQNARNIPSEESVKFLETKINNLEKKLVGVKNLKLVGSQSWELMREGEAEKQKQYTALVWISRPLKDEDLQSISSLEDMHILQRTPIRVLHRRSPLEREKIIHWMRIERIVGSSQYFLLHLCTQAGTYIKEFIHGDLGRTQPSIGSILTCRAEILRLDVTDVKMECFLTE is encoded by the exons ATGCCAAGCGACACTGAAGAGGCTTCACAGCCCACCGTTAATGGCGACAATGTACGAGCTCTCTGCGATGTGGTCCGAGAGTTGCCCATTCGCGCAGTGATAGACTTATTGTCCATAGGG GTATGCACCAGATGCATTTTGCGATTATTTGGGATCAGAGAGCATGTTTATTATCGTTCTTCACTATCACCGTCAATGTTGAGTTCAGTTCTTGGAGATTCAACATGTTCGGAGAAACATATGGTGGATGGTAATTTCAGAGAACTGGTAGTTTGTAGCATTTGTTTGGGAATCTTGCAGTTCACTTATTGGGAGGATAAGAAGTTGGTGACGGAAAAGGAGAGTGCTAATGAGTTGGCTGTTTCCATTTCCAGTCTGATTAGGCAACAGGGCTTTGAGATTGACAGCTTTTCTCTTGAAGTGTCTATACCTCCAATTGTCCTGGAAAACGATCACACTGTTTG gtTGTATATGAAAAGAAAGTATGAATCTGAACTTTGGTTCCAAGGAAAATCAATTTCTGAATGCATTTCTGCAAAGGATGCTCTAAAAATTTCTCTTATGGAATCCCTTGAAACAATGTTG GGTTGTAAATCCAACATGAGCGCTTTCCGCATCCGTTTAACATACACTCACCGTATATCATCAAAAACAGTTGAGAATTCTGTAGAGGGGTGCCACGGaggtaaaagaagaaaaacag GCGCAGGAAATGGTTTGAACACAATTGATGATGACATCAAATGCTCTGGCCCACCAATTGAAGCTGGTGCGGTTGTTGAAGGGTCTTTTGTGAGTTTGCAAGCTAATGAATTGTCTGAGTGCCTGAAGTTACCACTAGGGCAG TCCAATGAACCCTGCTGTTTGGAGTTTCTCTGCTACCGGACGCAAATCTACGTTGGTGGGAGATACCTGAAG TACTCAAGAAATGTGAGTCAAACCTGTTGGATTATTGATGATGAGAGAATGGGAGAAGCATCTGTCGAG GAGATACTAGGTAGCAACATTCTTCCTCTATGTCGTGGTGATAACTATAAATTTCATGCTGCTGGCAGAGAAGATATAGAT GTTCGGATGTTGGGTTCTGGAAGGCCTTTCCTCCTTGAAATACAAAACGCACGCAATATCCCATCTGAAGAGTCTGTAAAATTTTTGGAAACAAAGATAAATAACTTGGAAAAGAAACTG GTAGGTGTGAAAAATCTGAAACTGGTAGGCAGTCAGTCGTGGGAACTGATGCGTGAAGGAGAAGCAGAGAAACag AAGCAATACACTGCGCTAGTGTGGATTTCTCGTCCTCTCAAGGATGAAGACTTGCAGTCTATATCTTCACTTGAAGACATG cATATTCTGCAGAGGACTCCAATCAGGGTGCTGCATCGGCGAAGTCCATTAGAACGTGAAAAGATCATACATTG GATGAGAATTGAGAGGATTGTTGGAAGTTCTCAGTATTTTCTTCTGCATCTATGTACGCAG GCTGGAACATATATCAAGGAATTCATTCATGGGGACCTCGGACGCACCCAACCTAg CATTGGATCAATTCTTACTTGTAGAGCAGAGATACTGCGGCTTGATGTAACAGATGTGAAAATGGAATGTTTTCTCACTGAATGA
- the LOC18789596 gene encoding putative tRNA pseudouridine synthase Pus10 isoform X2, with translation MPSDTEEASQPTVNGDNVRALCDVVRELPIRAVIDLLSIGVCTRCILRLFGIREHVYYRSSLSPSMLSSVLGDSTCSEKHMVDGNFRELVVCSICLGILQFTYWEDKKLVTEKESANELAVSISSLIRQQGFEIDSFSLEVSIPPIVLENDHTVWLYMKRKYESELWFQGKSISECISAKDALKISLMESLETMLGCKSNMSAFRIRLTYTHRISSKTVENSVEGCHGGAGNGLNTIDDDIKCSGPPIEAGAVVEGSFVSLQANELSECLKLPLGQSNEPCCLEFLCYRTQIYVGGRYLKYSRNVSQTCWIIDDERMGEASVEEILGSNILPLCRGDNYKFHAAGREDIDVRMLGSGRPFLLEIQNARNIPSEESVKFLETKINNLEKKLVGVKNLKLVGSQSWELMREGEAEKQKQYTALVWISRPLKDEDLQSISSLEDMHILQRTPIRVLHRRSPLEREKIIHWMRIERIVGSSQYFLLHLCTQAGTYIKEFIHGDLGRTQPSIGSILTCRAEILRLDVTDVKMECFLTE, from the exons ATGCCAAGCGACACTGAAGAGGCTTCACAGCCCACCGTTAATGGCGACAATGTACGAGCTCTCTGCGATGTGGTCCGAGAGTTGCCCATTCGCGCAGTGATAGACTTATTGTCCATAGGG GTATGCACCAGATGCATTTTGCGATTATTTGGGATCAGAGAGCATGTTTATTATCGTTCTTCACTATCACCGTCAATGTTGAGTTCAGTTCTTGGAGATTCAACATGTTCGGAGAAACATATGGTGGATGGTAATTTCAGAGAACTGGTAGTTTGTAGCATTTGTTTGGGAATCTTGCAGTTCACTTATTGGGAGGATAAGAAGTTGGTGACGGAAAAGGAGAGTGCTAATGAGTTGGCTGTTTCCATTTCCAGTCTGATTAGGCAACAGGGCTTTGAGATTGACAGCTTTTCTCTTGAAGTGTCTATACCTCCAATTGTCCTGGAAAACGATCACACTGTTTG gtTGTATATGAAAAGAAAGTATGAATCTGAACTTTGGTTCCAAGGAAAATCAATTTCTGAATGCATTTCTGCAAAGGATGCTCTAAAAATTTCTCTTATGGAATCCCTTGAAACAATGTTG GGTTGTAAATCCAACATGAGCGCTTTCCGCATCCGTTTAACATACACTCACCGTATATCATCAAAAACAGTTGAGAATTCTGTAGAGGGGTGCCACGGag GCGCAGGAAATGGTTTGAACACAATTGATGATGACATCAAATGCTCTGGCCCACCAATTGAAGCTGGTGCGGTTGTTGAAGGGTCTTTTGTGAGTTTGCAAGCTAATGAATTGTCTGAGTGCCTGAAGTTACCACTAGGGCAG TCCAATGAACCCTGCTGTTTGGAGTTTCTCTGCTACCGGACGCAAATCTACGTTGGTGGGAGATACCTGAAG TACTCAAGAAATGTGAGTCAAACCTGTTGGATTATTGATGATGAGAGAATGGGAGAAGCATCTGTCGAG GAGATACTAGGTAGCAACATTCTTCCTCTATGTCGTGGTGATAACTATAAATTTCATGCTGCTGGCAGAGAAGATATAGAT GTTCGGATGTTGGGTTCTGGAAGGCCTTTCCTCCTTGAAATACAAAACGCACGCAATATCCCATCTGAAGAGTCTGTAAAATTTTTGGAAACAAAGATAAATAACTTGGAAAAGAAACTG GTAGGTGTGAAAAATCTGAAACTGGTAGGCAGTCAGTCGTGGGAACTGATGCGTGAAGGAGAAGCAGAGAAACag AAGCAATACACTGCGCTAGTGTGGATTTCTCGTCCTCTCAAGGATGAAGACTTGCAGTCTATATCTTCACTTGAAGACATG cATATTCTGCAGAGGACTCCAATCAGGGTGCTGCATCGGCGAAGTCCATTAGAACGTGAAAAGATCATACATTG GATGAGAATTGAGAGGATTGTTGGAAGTTCTCAGTATTTTCTTCTGCATCTATGTACGCAG GCTGGAACATATATCAAGGAATTCATTCATGGGGACCTCGGACGCACCCAACCTAg CATTGGATCAATTCTTACTTGTAGAGCAGAGATACTGCGGCTTGATGTAACAGATGTGAAAATGGAATGTTTTCTCACTGAATGA
- the LOC18789596 gene encoding putative tRNA pseudouridine synthase Pus10 isoform X4: MHQMHFAIIWDQRACLLSFFTITVNVEFSSWRFNMFGETYGGCLIRQQGFEIDSFSLEVSIPPIVLENDHTVWLYMKRKYESELWFQGKSISECISAKDALKISLMESLETMLGCKSNMSAFRIRLTYTHRISSKTVENSVEGCHGGKRRKTGAGNGLNTIDDDIKCSGPPIEAGAVVEGSFVSLQANELSECLKLPLGQSNEPCCLEFLCYRTQIYVGGRYLKYSRNVSQTCWIIDDERMGEASVEEILGSNILPLCRGDNYKFHAAGREDIDVRMLGSGRPFLLEIQNARNIPSEESVKFLETKINNLEKKLVGVKNLKLVGSQSWELMREGEAEKQKQYTALVWISRPLKDEDLQSISSLEDMHILQRTPIRVLHRRSPLEREKIIHWMRIERIVGSSQYFLLHLCTQAGTYIKEFIHGDLGRTQPSIGSILTCRAEILRLDVTDVKMECFLTE; the protein is encoded by the exons ATGCACCAGATGCATTTTGCGATTATTTGGGATCAGAGAGCATGTTTATTATCGTTCTTCACTATCACCGTCAATGTTGAGTTCAGTTCTTGGAGATTCAACATGTTCGGAGAAACATATGGTGGATG TCTGATTAGGCAACAGGGCTTTGAGATTGACAGCTTTTCTCTTGAAGTGTCTATACCTCCAATTGTCCTGGAAAACGATCACACTGTTTG gtTGTATATGAAAAGAAAGTATGAATCTGAACTTTGGTTCCAAGGAAAATCAATTTCTGAATGCATTTCTGCAAAGGATGCTCTAAAAATTTCTCTTATGGAATCCCTTGAAACAATGTTG GGTTGTAAATCCAACATGAGCGCTTTCCGCATCCGTTTAACATACACTCACCGTATATCATCAAAAACAGTTGAGAATTCTGTAGAGGGGTGCCACGGaggtaaaagaagaaaaacag GCGCAGGAAATGGTTTGAACACAATTGATGATGACATCAAATGCTCTGGCCCACCAATTGAAGCTGGTGCGGTTGTTGAAGGGTCTTTTGTGAGTTTGCAAGCTAATGAATTGTCTGAGTGCCTGAAGTTACCACTAGGGCAG TCCAATGAACCCTGCTGTTTGGAGTTTCTCTGCTACCGGACGCAAATCTACGTTGGTGGGAGATACCTGAAG TACTCAAGAAATGTGAGTCAAACCTGTTGGATTATTGATGATGAGAGAATGGGAGAAGCATCTGTCGAG GAGATACTAGGTAGCAACATTCTTCCTCTATGTCGTGGTGATAACTATAAATTTCATGCTGCTGGCAGAGAAGATATAGAT GTTCGGATGTTGGGTTCTGGAAGGCCTTTCCTCCTTGAAATACAAAACGCACGCAATATCCCATCTGAAGAGTCTGTAAAATTTTTGGAAACAAAGATAAATAACTTGGAAAAGAAACTG GTAGGTGTGAAAAATCTGAAACTGGTAGGCAGTCAGTCGTGGGAACTGATGCGTGAAGGAGAAGCAGAGAAACag AAGCAATACACTGCGCTAGTGTGGATTTCTCGTCCTCTCAAGGATGAAGACTTGCAGTCTATATCTTCACTTGAAGACATG cATATTCTGCAGAGGACTCCAATCAGGGTGCTGCATCGGCGAAGTCCATTAGAACGTGAAAAGATCATACATTG GATGAGAATTGAGAGGATTGTTGGAAGTTCTCAGTATTTTCTTCTGCATCTATGTACGCAG GCTGGAACATATATCAAGGAATTCATTCATGGGGACCTCGGACGCACCCAACCTAg CATTGGATCAATTCTTACTTGTAGAGCAGAGATACTGCGGCTTGATGTAACAGATGTGAAAATGGAATGTTTTCTCACTGAATGA